The Alnus glutinosa chromosome 8, dhAlnGlut1.1, whole genome shotgun sequence DNA segment AGCTGAGAAGCGTGGAAGGGGCGAGTACCACCCTCATAagatttatgaattatgaatggATGAACTCAAGCCAACCCAATGCATTGAATGGCTAACCACAATTATGTGGGGATAGGATCCTCTATGGCTCTATGTTTCAAAGTAAAATTGagagtaattattttatttggaccaagaaataatttatttccattttattatttaaaatggAGAAGATCCTGATCCAATTATGCGTCGTGACCTAAACTTCACatcaaaaaaaaagggaaaaaatttgttaatttgAAGCATAATTGGCCTTGACAATCAATATAAAAATGAACCTATTGGGTTACCACACCATACTAAAAAtattgggttaaaaaaaattagaaatatgtACAGCTGCTTGTAATTCCCTCAAAGCTCAATACAAGCTGAATTTCTTCTAAGTATAACCCTTCACagagggagtcttgtttgtcaACTTTTATTACATCTCTCAATTCTCCTTCCTCTCCAATTAGGcattttatcaaacaacttGAGAAAGAGATGTTAGAATTGATAAGAAGGAGccttagattaaaaaaaaaaaaaaaaaaaaaaaaaaaaaagaaaagaaaagaaaaaagaagaagaagaagaagaagttaacaAACCGGCCTGACAGGGAGAGATTAACGATTATTGCGGCAAGAGGGTTAAGAGCTTTGTGTGTTTTACGAgttgcgattttaccaaacatttaactatatttctaaaaataacatttttaattAACACATTTTTAAACTACtattattttaaatcgtacattttttaaacattaaatcaAAACGGACCCTAAATCCATAGATTCTTAGTTGTACATTCCACTATAAAGGTGACCAAATTTTAGCTTCCAAAGGCAAGCCAAAACAGAGTTTCAAAAACAGGGGATCCAGAGCCTCTGTTCGCCTGTTTAGGAACAAGAATACACATGAAAGCAATGGGCCTTTCAATTCTTCCTCCTTTACTGctctcattttttgttttctctctgttgCATACGCCCACCATTGCCGTTAAAAAGGTAAGCTTGTTTTGCTTTCTGACTGATATTATGATTCCACGTTTTGGAAGTTTCAATGAATTTCATTGCCAGTGTTCATCTGGGCATTCGATAGAGTTCTAAAAATGTTCCACCAACGgcctaaattttaaattttgctgCAGTCTTATATAGTGTACTTGGGAGGACATTCACATACACTAGAGCCCTCGTCGGCTGAACTTGACAGTGTGACgaattatcattatgatttgCTTGGATCAGTCGTAGGAAGGTATAAGATTTTTATAACACGGTCGGTAATTTctgttccttctttttttttcttttttttcttttcctattgaTTAAGAATGTCAACTCTGCTGTTTGTAAATTTCTTGAACAGCACTGAGAGGGCTAAGGATGCAATCTTCTACTCATATAGAAGACATATTAATGGCTTTGCCGCCAATCTAAACGAGGAAGAAGCAGCAGAGATTGCAAGTGAGGAATACTGCTTATAAGTTTCTctgaatattttaataaatgattgatCTACCCTTTTTCATTTGTTCTGTTTTTCTCTGCTTCTGCCTTTGCTGCATGCATCCTAAGTTTATGCCAGTTACGACCATGGCTGAAGAATGGCTTTGTTTGTTCACTTGCAGAGCATCCAAATATCCTATCAGTTTTCGAAAACCAGCCCAAAAAACTGCACACAACACGATCATGGGATTTTCTTGGACTTGAGAAAGGTGGAGAAATTCAGTACAATTCGGCATGGAAAACATCAAGGTTTGGCGAAGATACAATTATTGGAAATCTCGATACCGGTGTGTTCATGTTCTTTTCGAGTTTATTAAGGCGTAATCAGTTTTACGTGTAATGATTTGGGTATAAGATTTGCTTGCTTTTTCTTTCACGAAGATTGAAGGAAATTTCAAGTGTTGCATGAGTTTTCCCAATTTGATTTGATGTGTACTTGTTTCTTGCCCAACCTATTTCTTTGACATCTCTCAACCTATTAGGTCTCCTTTGGTTCTCAAAATAAACTcatggaatgattttttttttttttttaattgaatgaaGGAGAAGGCTACAAGGAAGATCTTTTCCActttggaatggaatgacttaggaataactatttccttacgaaaaggaatagctattgCTAAAGGAATATActatattttctagaaaaaactactcaatattttttattttctctaaattctttttaaaaataaaaatacaaaacccaCTTTACCCGGTGGCTTGCCGACCACCCCTTAAATGCCTCGTGATGCAACTGGTAACATATAATGGTTCTTTTAATCATATCAAACTtcaatttttatgtatttactAACACAATGTGTTATATTTCTTAGTTGATTTTACCAACtcagttttatatatattagaatattaattaaacgacTAAGAGTGtttttcaacttttaaaataagtgataatttaacatcgTATCAGAACCAAAGGTTttgagttaaaagaaaaattttaatttttaaatcgtaGGTAAgggaatgttttttttaaaaacgcgcGATTTTAAATGATAAACTGAGATTATAAAAggtaaactgtaattttaccgAACATTTAACCGTGCTTTTAAAATCCCGTTTTCAAATTTCACATATAGCTagcattgcaattttttatttttaaaattgcaaatccaCCTTAAACTTTCGGATATCATGTGTTGTAACATTTTCTTGTTGGACCTTCTTTTCGAATGGGGTTGTGCGTGCTAGGTGTTTGGCCGGAATCAAGGAGCTTCAGCGATGAAGGAATGGGTCCAATCCCGTCGAGGTGGCGTGGTGTCTGTCAAAGTGGCAATAAAGATGGTGTTCGTTGCAACCGGTACcgtctatttttttcttttctctaatGAATATTGcgtacaaattcttttttagAGTCCATGTATTGACTTTGTTTCCCCAATTCATGTTTTGTATTCTCAGGAAGCTGATCGGAGTAAGGTACTTTAACAAAGGCTTTGCTGCACTTGCAGGGGTTCCTCTTAACAATTCCTACATATATAACACTGCTCGTGACAACGATGGCCATGGGTCCCACACCTTATCTACCGCCGGCGGTAACTTTGTAGCCGGAGCTAGTATTTTGGGGAATGCCAATGGCACTGCAAAGAGTGGATCACCAAAAGCCCGTGTGGCTGCCTACAAGGTCTGCTGGAGTTTGGGCACTGACAGAACTTGCGCAGACGCGGATATCTTGGCTGCCTTTGAAGCTGCAATAAGCGATGGTGTTGATGTGCTCTCTGTTTCTCTGGGTGCTAGCCCCAAAGCACTTTTTAAGGATGTGGTATCACTAGGTGCCTTCCACGCTGTTAAGAATGGCATTGTCGTTGTTTGCTCGGCCGGAAATGATGGACCAGCTCCAGGGACCGTAACAAACGTGGCACCATGGATATTCACAGTCGGAGCCAGTACGCTTGACAGGGAGTTTTCTAACTATGTTGCTCTTGGTAACAGGAAGAAACTCAAGGTATTACTTTTCTTATTAGATCGATCCCGTTACATACTTACATGGAAAGGAATTGCAACTGACATTCCTAATTTTCATATATCCCCAGGGAACAAGTCTTTCAGGAGCCTTGAAACGTGCTAAGTTCTACCCATTGATCAGTTCTGCCGATGCCAAAGCTGCTAATGCATCCTATCAGGATGCGTAAGCGCGCACAAacaatatgattaaattaatttcttccattttctctGCATGCAGTATGCAACTGTACGTGTATATCTAATTCGA contains these protein-coding regions:
- the LOC133876354 gene encoding subtilisin-like protease SBT5.4; the encoded protein is MGLSILPPLLLSFFVFSLLHTPTIAVKKSYIVYLGGHSHTLEPSSAELDSVTNYHYDLLGSVVGSTERAKDAIFYSYRRHINGFAANLNEEEAAEIAKHPNILSVFENQPKKLHTTRSWDFLGLEKGGEIQYNSAWKTSRFGEDTIIGNLDTGVWPESRSFSDEGMGPIPSRWRGVCQSGNKDGVRCNRKLIGVRYFNKGFAALAGVPLNNSYIYNTARDNDGHGSHTLSTAGGNFVAGASILGNANGTAKSGSPKARVAAYKVCWSLGTDRTCADADILAAFEAAISDGVDVLSVSLGASPKALFKDVVSLGAFHAVKNGIVVVCSAGNDGPAPGTVTNVAPWIFTVGASTLDREFSNYVALGNRKKLKGTSLSGALKRAKFYPLISSADAKAANASYQDALACEGGALDPTKVKGKILVCLRGENDRLDKGRHALLAGAVGMILANDAYDGNGILSDAHFLPASNINFTDAQQLFSYIKSTKNPTAYITPVKTQLGTMPAPFMASFSSRGPNVIEPAILKPDITAPGVSILAAYSEAASPTNLKSDKRRFPFNIISGTSMSCPHVSGIVGLLKTLHPDWSPAAIKSAMMTTATRIPDNKEEAVLDSATPFAYGAGHVQPNHAADPGLIYDLTVNDYLNFLCARGASQKLIRRFSGGAYACPNSFRLTDFNYPSISVPNLPARSVTVTRTVTNVGSPNTSYVVRVNEPAGVLVSVNPKILTFKAVGEKKTFKATLMPNGTSTIMDYVFGELVWSDGKHYVRSPIAVRSSNYK